Proteins from a single region of Manis javanica isolate MJ-LG chromosome 5, MJ_LKY, whole genome shotgun sequence:
- the RIPOR3 gene encoding RIPOR family member 3 isoform X6, protein MSMRVRFLSAGDTGAVGLVGRSASFAGFSSAQSRRIAKCIHRNSVRSRIPAKSSKMYGTLRKGSVCLDPKPQQVKKIFEALKRGLKECLCVQQAELDYLSGRHKDTRRSSRLAFYYDLDKQTRSVERHIRKMEFHISKVDELYESYCIQCRLREGASNMQRAFSRCPPSRASRDSLQELGRSLQECTEDMWLIEGALEVHLGEFQVRMKGLVGYARLCPGDQYEVLMRLGRQRWKLKGRIESDDSQTWEEEEKAFIPTLHDNFEIKASGHRGGHHRAGDHQATAGGAVESVLQQPAQQALMMGGPKATSILSYLSGSDLQGPGLWRQSQELPEMDSFSSEDPRDTETSTSASTSDVGFLPLAVGLNASIEEEAQEEPPALGLLPEMAHLAGGPFVEQPGWRHLGVESPKPAQGSLFHNHTILGHDEGETGHRVDEPGVTLERPLQEVLDLLRSVDPSQPQLRELEYQVLSFRERLEPQGACPEHASAESLMECILESFAFLNADFAPQELPLFGGPQDPRKGRPPPPPPSLEASRMLTAGAPELDVLLMVHLQVCKALLQKLASPNLSRMVQECLLEEAVQQKQVLETLSALDFEKVSKATSIDEVIPQAARRKGCLRLWRGCTEPGGVLACPATSLLNQLKKTFLHRVRGKYPGQLETACRRLLEQVLSCGGLLPRAGVPEEQTITWFQFHSYLQRQSVSDLEKHFAQLTKEVTLIEELRCTGQLKAVRKLQGKRLGQLQPLPQTLTAWALLQLDGTPRVCRAASTRLAGAARNKSFREKALLFYTNALTEDDAKLQQAACVALKHLRGMESIDQIASLCQSDLEAVRAAAREATLSFGPGFWWGHTACSPSRLSCPELPESSNELQSSRPPRRLCVGAEKGEVSTSEAAQQTTSIK, encoded by the exons AAAGTGCATCCACAGGAACTCAGTGAGGTCTCGGATACCTGCAAAGTCCTCCAAGATGTATGGCACACTGCGGAAGGGGTCTGTCTGCCTGGATCCCAAGCCACAGCAAGTGAAGAAAATCTTTGAAGCTCTGAAGAGAGGCCTCAA GGAGTGCCTGTGCGTCCAGCAGGCAGAGCTGGATTACCTGTCAGGACGCCACAAGGACACCCGCAGAAGTTCCAGGCTG GCCTTCTATTACGACCTGGACAAG CAAACGCGCTCTGTGGAAAGGCACATTCGGAAGATGGAATTTCACATCAGCAAG GTGGACGAACTCTATGAGAGCTACTGCATCCAGTGCCGCCTGCGGGAGGGCGCCTCCAACATGCAGCGGGCCTTCTCCAGGTGCCCGCCGAGCCGCGCCTCCCGAGATAGCCTGCAGGAGCTGGGCCGCAGCCTGCAGGAGTGCACCGAG GATATGTGGCTCATCGAGGGAGCCCTGGAGGTTCACCTGGGCGAGTTCCAAGTGAGGATGAAAG GCTTGGTGGGCTACGCACGCCTCTGTCCAGGAGACCAGTACGAG GTGCTCATGCGCCTGGGCCGCCAGCGCTGGAAGCTTAAGGGCCGGATTGAGTCAGACGACAGCCAgacctgggaggaggaggagaaggcctTCATCCCCACCCTGCATGACAACTTTGAGATTAAG GCCTCAGGTCATCGTGGTGGACATCACAGAGCTGGGGACCATCAAGCTACAGCTGGAGGTGCTGTGGAA TCTGTCCTACAGCAGCCAGCACAGCAGGCCTTGATGATGGGCGGGCCGAAGGCCACCTCCATCCTCAGCTACCTGTCCGGCAGTGACCTTCAGGGTCCTGGCCTGTGGAGACAGAGTCAGGAGCTGCCTGAGATGGACTCCTTCAGCTCCGAGGACCCCCGAGACACTGAGACCAGCACATCAGCGTCCACCTCAGATGTGGGGTTCCTGCCCCTGGCCGTTGGCCTCAATGCCTCCATTGAAGAGGAGGCTCAGGAGgaacccccagccctgggcctcctGCCAGAGATGGCCCACCTGGCTGGAGGCCCGTTTGTTGAGCAGCCTGGATGGAGGCATTTGGGAGTAGAGAGCCCCAAGCCGGCCCAGGGCTCCCTATTCCACAACCACACAATCCTAGGCCACGACGAGGGAGAAACAGGGCACAGAGTGGACGAGCCTGGGGTGACCCTCGAGAGGCCCCTCCAGGAGGTCCTGGATTTACTGAGGTCTGTGGATCCCAGCCAGCCCCAGCTCCGGGAGCTGGAGTACCAGGTCCTCAGCTTCAGGGAGCGGCTGGAG CCCCAGGGAGCCTGCCCAGAGCATGCCTCTGCCGAGAGCCTGATGGAATGCATCCTGGAGAGCTTCGCCTTCCTCAATGCTGACTTCGCCCCGCAGGAGCTGCCCCTGTTTGGGGGTCCCCAGGACCCCAG AAAGGGCaggcccccgcccccaccaccaTCACTGGAAGCATCTAGAATGCTCACGGCTGGTGCCCCAGAGCTGGATGTGCTGCTCATGGTCCACCTCCAAGTCTGCAAGGCCCTGCTGCAG AAACTGGCCTCTCCTAATTTGTCACGGATGGTCCAGGAATGTCTTCTGGAAGAAGCTGTGCAGCAAAAACAGGTGCTGGAGACTCTTTCTGCACTTGACTTTGAGAAGGTCAGCAAGGCAACCTCCATTGATGAAG TCATCCCACAGGCTGCGCGGAGGAAGGGGTGCCTGAGGCTGTGGAGAGGGTGCACGGAGCCCGGCGGGGTCCTGGCCTGCCCGGCCACATCGCTCCTGAACCAGCTTAAGAAGACATTCCTGCACAGAGTCAGAGGGAAATACCCAGGACAGCTGGAAACCG CATGCCGCAGGCTCCTGGAGCAGGTGCTCAGCTGCGGTGGGCTGCTCCCCAGAGCCGGGGTCCCAGAAGAACAGACCATCACCTGGTTCCAGTTTCACAGTTACCTGCAGAGGCAGAGCGTCTCTGACCTGGAGAAGCACTTTGCCCAACTCACCAAGGAAG TCACTCTCATCGAGGAGCTGCGGTGCACGGGGCAGCTCAAGGCGGTCAGGAAGCTGCAGGGGAAGCGGCTGGGCCAGCTTCAGCCCCTGCCCCAGACGTTAACAGCGTGGGCACTGCTGCAGCTGGATGGGACCCCGCGGGTGTGCAGGGCAGCCAGCACTCGACTGGCCGGGGCAGCCAGGAACAAGAGCTTTCGGGAAAAG GCCTTGCTCTTCTACACCAATGCCCTGACCGAGGACGATGCAAAACTCCAGCAAGCTGCGTGCGTGGCGCTAAAACATCTCAGG GGCATGGAAAGCATCGATCAGATCGCCAGCCTGTGCCAGTCTGACCTGGAGGCCGTACGAGCTGCAGCCCGGGAGGCCACGCTGTCATTCG GGCCGGGGTTTTGGTGGGGGCACACTGCGTGCTCCCCCAGTCGCTTGAGCTGCCCGGAGCTCCCCGAATCTTCAAACGAGTTACAAAGCTCCAGGCCACCACGGAGGCTGTGTGTAGGAGCCGAAAAAGGTGAAGTCAGCACTTCAGAGGCTGCACAACAGACAACTTCAATCAAATGA
- the RIPOR3 gene encoding RIPOR family member 3 isoform X1, which produces MSMRVRFLSAGDTGAVGLVGRSASFAGFSSAQSRRIAKCIHRNSVRSRIPAKSSKMYGTLRKGSVCLDPKPQQVKKIFEALKRGLKECLCVQQAELDYLSGRHKDTRRSSRLAFYYDLDKQTRSVERHIRKMEFHISKVDELYESYCIQCRLREGASNMQRAFSRCPPSRASRDSLQELGRSLQECTEDMWLIEGALEVHLGEFQVRMKGLVGYARLCPGDQYEVLMRLGRQRWKLKGRIESDDSQTWEEEEKAFIPTLHDNFEIKVTELRGLGSLAVGTVTCDITEFFTARPQVIVVDITELGTIKLQLEVLWNPFDADSFLVSPSPIGKFSVGSRRGSLYNWTPPSTPSFRERYYLSVLQQPAQQALMMGGPKATSILSYLSGSDLQGPGLWRQSQELPEMDSFSSEDPRDTETSTSASTSDVGFLPLAVGLNASIEEEAQEEPPALGLLPEMAHLAGGPFVEQPGWRHLGVESPKPAQGSLFHNHTILGHDEGETGHRVDEPGVTLERPLQEVLDLLRSVDPSQPQLRELEYQVLSFRERLEPQGACPEHASAESLMECILESFAFLNADFAPQELPLFGGPQDPRKGRPPPPPPSLEASRMLTAGAPELDVLLMVHLQVCKALLQKLASPNLSRMVQECLLEEAVQQKQVLETLSALDFEKVSKATSIDEVIPQAARRKGCLRLWRGCTEPGGVLACPATSLLNQLKKTFLHRVRGKYPGQLETACRRLLEQVLSCGGLLPRAGVPEEQTITWFQFHSYLQRQSVSDLEKHFAQLTKEVTLIEELRCTGQLKAVRKLQGKRLGQLQPLPQTLTAWALLQLDGTPRVCRAASTRLAGAARNKSFREKALLFYTNALTEDDAKLQQAACVALKHLRGMESIDQIASLCQSDLEAVRAAAREATLSFGPGFWWGHTACSPSRLSCPELPESSNELQSSRPPRRLCVGAEKGEVSTSEAAQQTTSIK; this is translated from the exons AAAGTGCATCCACAGGAACTCAGTGAGGTCTCGGATACCTGCAAAGTCCTCCAAGATGTATGGCACACTGCGGAAGGGGTCTGTCTGCCTGGATCCCAAGCCACAGCAAGTGAAGAAAATCTTTGAAGCTCTGAAGAGAGGCCTCAA GGAGTGCCTGTGCGTCCAGCAGGCAGAGCTGGATTACCTGTCAGGACGCCACAAGGACACCCGCAGAAGTTCCAGGCTG GCCTTCTATTACGACCTGGACAAG CAAACGCGCTCTGTGGAAAGGCACATTCGGAAGATGGAATTTCACATCAGCAAG GTGGACGAACTCTATGAGAGCTACTGCATCCAGTGCCGCCTGCGGGAGGGCGCCTCCAACATGCAGCGGGCCTTCTCCAGGTGCCCGCCGAGCCGCGCCTCCCGAGATAGCCTGCAGGAGCTGGGCCGCAGCCTGCAGGAGTGCACCGAG GATATGTGGCTCATCGAGGGAGCCCTGGAGGTTCACCTGGGCGAGTTCCAAGTGAGGATGAAAG GCTTGGTGGGCTACGCACGCCTCTGTCCAGGAGACCAGTACGAG GTGCTCATGCGCCTGGGCCGCCAGCGCTGGAAGCTTAAGGGCCGGATTGAGTCAGACGACAGCCAgacctgggaggaggaggagaaggcctTCATCCCCACCCTGCATGACAACTTTGAGATTAAG GTGACTGAGCTGCGTGGCCTGGGCTCACTGGCCGTGGGCACAGTGACGTGTGACATCACCGAGTTCTTCACCGCCAGGCCTCAGGTCATCGTGGTGGACATCACAGAGCTGGGGACCATCAAGCTACAGCTGGAGGTGCTGTGGAA CCCATTTGACGCTGACAGCTTCCTGGTGTCACCAAGCCCCATTGGCAAGTTCTCCGTGGGCAGCAGGAGGGGTTCCTTGTACAATTGGACACCCCCAAGCACCCCCAGCTTCCGAGAGAGATACTATCTG TCTGTCCTACAGCAGCCAGCACAGCAGGCCTTGATGATGGGCGGGCCGAAGGCCACCTCCATCCTCAGCTACCTGTCCGGCAGTGACCTTCAGGGTCCTGGCCTGTGGAGACAGAGTCAGGAGCTGCCTGAGATGGACTCCTTCAGCTCCGAGGACCCCCGAGACACTGAGACCAGCACATCAGCGTCCACCTCAGATGTGGGGTTCCTGCCCCTGGCCGTTGGCCTCAATGCCTCCATTGAAGAGGAGGCTCAGGAGgaacccccagccctgggcctcctGCCAGAGATGGCCCACCTGGCTGGAGGCCCGTTTGTTGAGCAGCCTGGATGGAGGCATTTGGGAGTAGAGAGCCCCAAGCCGGCCCAGGGCTCCCTATTCCACAACCACACAATCCTAGGCCACGACGAGGGAGAAACAGGGCACAGAGTGGACGAGCCTGGGGTGACCCTCGAGAGGCCCCTCCAGGAGGTCCTGGATTTACTGAGGTCTGTGGATCCCAGCCAGCCCCAGCTCCGGGAGCTGGAGTACCAGGTCCTCAGCTTCAGGGAGCGGCTGGAG CCCCAGGGAGCCTGCCCAGAGCATGCCTCTGCCGAGAGCCTGATGGAATGCATCCTGGAGAGCTTCGCCTTCCTCAATGCTGACTTCGCCCCGCAGGAGCTGCCCCTGTTTGGGGGTCCCCAGGACCCCAG AAAGGGCaggcccccgcccccaccaccaTCACTGGAAGCATCTAGAATGCTCACGGCTGGTGCCCCAGAGCTGGATGTGCTGCTCATGGTCCACCTCCAAGTCTGCAAGGCCCTGCTGCAG AAACTGGCCTCTCCTAATTTGTCACGGATGGTCCAGGAATGTCTTCTGGAAGAAGCTGTGCAGCAAAAACAGGTGCTGGAGACTCTTTCTGCACTTGACTTTGAGAAGGTCAGCAAGGCAACCTCCATTGATGAAG TCATCCCACAGGCTGCGCGGAGGAAGGGGTGCCTGAGGCTGTGGAGAGGGTGCACGGAGCCCGGCGGGGTCCTGGCCTGCCCGGCCACATCGCTCCTGAACCAGCTTAAGAAGACATTCCTGCACAGAGTCAGAGGGAAATACCCAGGACAGCTGGAAACCG CATGCCGCAGGCTCCTGGAGCAGGTGCTCAGCTGCGGTGGGCTGCTCCCCAGAGCCGGGGTCCCAGAAGAACAGACCATCACCTGGTTCCAGTTTCACAGTTACCTGCAGAGGCAGAGCGTCTCTGACCTGGAGAAGCACTTTGCCCAACTCACCAAGGAAG TCACTCTCATCGAGGAGCTGCGGTGCACGGGGCAGCTCAAGGCGGTCAGGAAGCTGCAGGGGAAGCGGCTGGGCCAGCTTCAGCCCCTGCCCCAGACGTTAACAGCGTGGGCACTGCTGCAGCTGGATGGGACCCCGCGGGTGTGCAGGGCAGCCAGCACTCGACTGGCCGGGGCAGCCAGGAACAAGAGCTTTCGGGAAAAG GCCTTGCTCTTCTACACCAATGCCCTGACCGAGGACGATGCAAAACTCCAGCAAGCTGCGTGCGTGGCGCTAAAACATCTCAGG GGCATGGAAAGCATCGATCAGATCGCCAGCCTGTGCCAGTCTGACCTGGAGGCCGTACGAGCTGCAGCCCGGGAGGCCACGCTGTCATTCG GGCCGGGGTTTTGGTGGGGGCACACTGCGTGCTCCCCCAGTCGCTTGAGCTGCCCGGAGCTCCCCGAATCTTCAAACGAGTTACAAAGCTCCAGGCCACCACGGAGGCTGTGTGTAGGAGCCGAAAAAGGTGAAGTCAGCACTTCAGAGGCTGCACAACAGACAACTTCAATCAAATGA
- the RIPOR3 gene encoding RIPOR family member 3 isoform X5, producing the protein MCRPAGRKCIHRNSVRSRIPAKSSKMYGTLRKGSVCLDPKPQQVKKIFEALKRGLKECLCVQQAELDYLSGRHKDTRRSSRLAFYYDLDKQTRSVERHIRKMEFHISKVDELYESYCIQCRLREGASNMQRAFSRCPPSRASRDSLQELGRSLQECTEDMWLIEGALEVHLGEFQVRMKGLVGYARLCPGDQYEVLMRLGRQRWKLKGRIESDDSQTWEEEEKAFIPTLHDNFEIKVTELRGLGSLAVGTVTCDITEFFTARPQVIVVDITELGTIKLQLEVLWNPFDADSFLVSPSPIGKFSVGSRRGSLYNWTPPSTPSFRERYYLSVLQQPAQQALMMGGPKATSILSYLSGSDLQGPGLWRQSQELPEMDSFSSEDPRDTETSTSASTSDVGFLPLAVGLNASIEEEAQEEPPALGLLPEMAHLAGGPFVEQPGWRHLGVESPKPAQGSLFHNHTILGHDEGETGHRVDEPGVTLERPLQEVLDLLRSVDPSQPQLRELEYQVLSFRERLEPQGACPEHASAESLMECILESFAFLNADFAPQELPLFGGPQDPRKGRPPPPPPSLEASRMLTAGAPELDVLLMVHLQVCKALLQKLASPNLSRMVQECLLEEAVQQKQVLETLSALDFEKVSKATSIDEVIPQAARRKGCLRLWRGCTEPGGVLACPATSLLNQLKKTFLHRVRGKYPGQLETACRRLLEQVLSCGGLLPRAGVPEEQTITWFQFHSYLQRQSVSDLEKHFAQLTKEVTLIEELRCTGQLKAVRKLQGKRLGQLQPLPQTLTAWALLQLDGTPRVCRAASTRLAGAARNKSFREKALLFYTNALTEDDAKLQQAACVALKHLRGMESIDQIASLCQSDLEAVRAAAREATLSFGPGFWWGHTACSPSRLSCPELPESSNELQSSRPPRRLCVGAEKGEVSTSEAAQQTTSIK; encoded by the exons AAAGTGCATCCACAGGAACTCAGTGAGGTCTCGGATACCTGCAAAGTCCTCCAAGATGTATGGCACACTGCGGAAGGGGTCTGTCTGCCTGGATCCCAAGCCACAGCAAGTGAAGAAAATCTTTGAAGCTCTGAAGAGAGGCCTCAA GGAGTGCCTGTGCGTCCAGCAGGCAGAGCTGGATTACCTGTCAGGACGCCACAAGGACACCCGCAGAAGTTCCAGGCTG GCCTTCTATTACGACCTGGACAAG CAAACGCGCTCTGTGGAAAGGCACATTCGGAAGATGGAATTTCACATCAGCAAG GTGGACGAACTCTATGAGAGCTACTGCATCCAGTGCCGCCTGCGGGAGGGCGCCTCCAACATGCAGCGGGCCTTCTCCAGGTGCCCGCCGAGCCGCGCCTCCCGAGATAGCCTGCAGGAGCTGGGCCGCAGCCTGCAGGAGTGCACCGAG GATATGTGGCTCATCGAGGGAGCCCTGGAGGTTCACCTGGGCGAGTTCCAAGTGAGGATGAAAG GCTTGGTGGGCTACGCACGCCTCTGTCCAGGAGACCAGTACGAG GTGCTCATGCGCCTGGGCCGCCAGCGCTGGAAGCTTAAGGGCCGGATTGAGTCAGACGACAGCCAgacctgggaggaggaggagaaggcctTCATCCCCACCCTGCATGACAACTTTGAGATTAAG GTGACTGAGCTGCGTGGCCTGGGCTCACTGGCCGTGGGCACAGTGACGTGTGACATCACCGAGTTCTTCACCGCCAGGCCTCAGGTCATCGTGGTGGACATCACAGAGCTGGGGACCATCAAGCTACAGCTGGAGGTGCTGTGGAA CCCATTTGACGCTGACAGCTTCCTGGTGTCACCAAGCCCCATTGGCAAGTTCTCCGTGGGCAGCAGGAGGGGTTCCTTGTACAATTGGACACCCCCAAGCACCCCCAGCTTCCGAGAGAGATACTATCTG TCTGTCCTACAGCAGCCAGCACAGCAGGCCTTGATGATGGGCGGGCCGAAGGCCACCTCCATCCTCAGCTACCTGTCCGGCAGTGACCTTCAGGGTCCTGGCCTGTGGAGACAGAGTCAGGAGCTGCCTGAGATGGACTCCTTCAGCTCCGAGGACCCCCGAGACACTGAGACCAGCACATCAGCGTCCACCTCAGATGTGGGGTTCCTGCCCCTGGCCGTTGGCCTCAATGCCTCCATTGAAGAGGAGGCTCAGGAGgaacccccagccctgggcctcctGCCAGAGATGGCCCACCTGGCTGGAGGCCCGTTTGTTGAGCAGCCTGGATGGAGGCATTTGGGAGTAGAGAGCCCCAAGCCGGCCCAGGGCTCCCTATTCCACAACCACACAATCCTAGGCCACGACGAGGGAGAAACAGGGCACAGAGTGGACGAGCCTGGGGTGACCCTCGAGAGGCCCCTCCAGGAGGTCCTGGATTTACTGAGGTCTGTGGATCCCAGCCAGCCCCAGCTCCGGGAGCTGGAGTACCAGGTCCTCAGCTTCAGGGAGCGGCTGGAG CCCCAGGGAGCCTGCCCAGAGCATGCCTCTGCCGAGAGCCTGATGGAATGCATCCTGGAGAGCTTCGCCTTCCTCAATGCTGACTTCGCCCCGCAGGAGCTGCCCCTGTTTGGGGGTCCCCAGGACCCCAG AAAGGGCaggcccccgcccccaccaccaTCACTGGAAGCATCTAGAATGCTCACGGCTGGTGCCCCAGAGCTGGATGTGCTGCTCATGGTCCACCTCCAAGTCTGCAAGGCCCTGCTGCAG AAACTGGCCTCTCCTAATTTGTCACGGATGGTCCAGGAATGTCTTCTGGAAGAAGCTGTGCAGCAAAAACAGGTGCTGGAGACTCTTTCTGCACTTGACTTTGAGAAGGTCAGCAAGGCAACCTCCATTGATGAAG TCATCCCACAGGCTGCGCGGAGGAAGGGGTGCCTGAGGCTGTGGAGAGGGTGCACGGAGCCCGGCGGGGTCCTGGCCTGCCCGGCCACATCGCTCCTGAACCAGCTTAAGAAGACATTCCTGCACAGAGTCAGAGGGAAATACCCAGGACAGCTGGAAACCG CATGCCGCAGGCTCCTGGAGCAGGTGCTCAGCTGCGGTGGGCTGCTCCCCAGAGCCGGGGTCCCAGAAGAACAGACCATCACCTGGTTCCAGTTTCACAGTTACCTGCAGAGGCAGAGCGTCTCTGACCTGGAGAAGCACTTTGCCCAACTCACCAAGGAAG TCACTCTCATCGAGGAGCTGCGGTGCACGGGGCAGCTCAAGGCGGTCAGGAAGCTGCAGGGGAAGCGGCTGGGCCAGCTTCAGCCCCTGCCCCAGACGTTAACAGCGTGGGCACTGCTGCAGCTGGATGGGACCCCGCGGGTGTGCAGGGCAGCCAGCACTCGACTGGCCGGGGCAGCCAGGAACAAGAGCTTTCGGGAAAAG GCCTTGCTCTTCTACACCAATGCCCTGACCGAGGACGATGCAAAACTCCAGCAAGCTGCGTGCGTGGCGCTAAAACATCTCAGG GGCATGGAAAGCATCGATCAGATCGCCAGCCTGTGCCAGTCTGACCTGGAGGCCGTACGAGCTGCAGCCCGGGAGGCCACGCTGTCATTCG GGCCGGGGTTTTGGTGGGGGCACACTGCGTGCTCCCCCAGTCGCTTGAGCTGCCCGGAGCTCCCCGAATCTTCAAACGAGTTACAAAGCTCCAGGCCACCACGGAGGCTGTGTGTAGGAGCCGAAAAAGGTGAAGTCAGCACTTCAGAGGCTGCACAACAGACAACTTCAATCAAATGA